A single region of the Salvia splendens isolate huo1 chromosome 18, SspV2, whole genome shotgun sequence genome encodes:
- the LOC121777289 gene encoding transcription factor bHLH62-like has product MEKEGNASNLFSTSSDLNCRLFRPNWENSVDQNDPFESALSSMVSSPTASHNNNSNNNGENIVLRELIGRLGSICNSGEISPFNNNSANTSCYSTPLNSPPKLNLMKERGSNQFLSLPTFSPDPAFAERAARLSCFANSNLGGLSEIPPKLDTTKIPPPSVQENWESIRAPEKKFMASRSSTPDNAADSRENSTVSEQIPFPENGGNPRKRKSAAKGKGKDTAVANVSASENSESSGKRSKSEEEKANQKASKDNSKLPEPPKDYIHVRARRGQATDAHSLAERVRREKISERMKVLQDLVPGCNKVTGKAVMLDEIINYVQSLQRQVEFLSMKLTTVNPRMDFNMEALMSKDMFQSRGSMYPSDGYPFQSLCGNEAPFPPSHGRNQGPQMENFGDAPSQVSSFWEDDLHSIVQMGFGQGQMQNFQGILPTSQMKVEL; this is encoded by the exons ATGGAGAAAGAGGGCAACGCCAGCAACTTGTTTTCCACCTCCAGTGATCTCAATTGCAGGCTTTTCCGTCCCAATTGGGAGAATTCGGTCGATCAGAACGACCCCTTCGAGTCCGCATTGAGCTCCATGGTCTCATCCCCTACCGCTTCACACAACAACAACAGCAACAACAATGGCGAGAACATCGTTTTGCGTGAGCTGATTGGGCGATTGGGCAGCATTTGCAATTCGGGGGAGATTTCCCCTTTCAACAACAACAGTGCTAACACCTCCTGCTACAGCACCCCTCTCAATTCGCCTCCGAAGCTCAACCTCATGAAGGAGAGGGGGAGTAATcagtttctctctctccccaCCTTCTCCCCCGATCCGGCTTTTGCTGAGAGGGCCGCGAGATTATCCTGCTTCGCAAACAGCAATTTGGGCGGACTCAGCGAAATTCCCCCAAAACTCGATACGACGAAGATCCCGCCGCCGTCAGTTCAAGAAAACTGGGAATCAATTAGAGCTCCGGAGAAGAAGTTCATGGCTTCTAGATCCTCCACGCCTGATAATGCAGCTGATTCGAGGGAGAATTCGACTGTTTCCGAGCAGATCCCATTTCCCGAAAATGGCGGAAACCCTAGAAAGAGAAAATCCGCTGCCAAGGGAAAGGGGAAAGACACCGCTGTCGCTAAT GTTTCTGCGTCGGAGAATAGTGAATCGAGTGGGAAGAGAAGCAAATCGGAAGAGGAGAAGGCGAATCAGAAGGCGTCGAAGGATAATTCGAAGCTTCCGGAGCCTCCCAAGGACTACATCCATGTCCGAGCTCGGCGTGGCCAAGCTACTGACGCCCATAGCCTCGCAGAAAGA GTTCGTAGAGAGAAGATCAGTGAGAGGATGAAAGTGCTTCAAGATCTTGTGCCAGGTTGCAATAAG GTTACTGGGAAAGCCGTTATGCTTGATGAGATCATTAATTATGTGCAGTCTTTGCAGCGCCAAGTTGAG TTCCTTTCGATGAAACTGACTACTGTTAATCCGAGAATGGATTTCAACATGGAAGCACTAATGTCTAAAGAT ATGTTTCAGTCTCGCGGCTCTATGTACCCATCGGATGGCTACCCATTCCAATCCCTGTGTGGGAACGAGGCGCCTTTCCCGCCTAGCCATGGGAGGAACCAGGGGCCTCAAATGGAGAATTTCGGTGATGCACCCTCTCAA GTCTCATCCTTTTGGGAAGATGATCTGCATAGCATTGTGCAGATGGGATTCGGACAAGGCCAGATGCAAAATTTTCAAG GGATTCTTCCCACATCTCAAATGAAAGTTGAGCTATGA
- the LOC121775993 gene encoding kinesin-like protein KIN-12B encodes MMKNFMAPRNQIMRENHENIAASPNPKSKPTTPNPNRKLKSSKENAPPTPASDPNSMAPSPAPAKLKSPLPPRPPLKRKLSIESAAADNAAPTPNSLDSGVKVIVRVRPPNTEEEDAGDVIQKKSLDSLTISGQTFTFDSIADIHSKQSDIFELVGAPLVENCLAGFNSSVFAYGQTGSGKTYTIWGASNALLEEDGQGLAPRVFHRLFERIDEEQNKQADRDLVYMCRCSFLEIYNEQITDLLDPSQKNLQIREDAKTGVYVENLREECVSSMKDVSQLLIKGLSNRRTGATSVNAESSRSHSVFTCVVESRGKSAADGLTRLQMSRINFVDLAGSERQKQTGAAGERLKEAGNINRSLSQLGNLINILAEVSQTGKQRHIPYRDSKLTFLLQESLGGNAKLAMICAISPSQSCKSETLSTLRFAQRAKAIKNKAIVNEEMQEDVNVLRKVIRQLRDELHRMKSNQDQTGTNATGWNARRSLNLLKFSLNRPMMLPRVEDDSDEEMEIVDTDETMSLICEETCASSPERGSEDADVNMEDECFETVDKDKSTVINNRIIGNPEISPETKSEIPSENGLGGQPESGDLTSLVCENLPDNDLSITPVDQCTLPNHFEDRANTCDMSTKCNEDATASDLGIIPIDVPHVLKSPAPSVSPRVTSSRKSLRSSSNITASQSNFNASNASVAKPTSNILLNSQSTRKSCFASTEQLAATLQQGLEIIQSQRLTPAMRRSSFRFSCMPADFKAVVPVVKVDVGVQTLSHDEKSMDKDTGEFLCSKCMTRICEEEALNNDDAQNMQLVPINESSLCATHNKLVPKAVEKVLAGAIRREMALEEFCAKQTSEITHLNRLVQQYKHERECNAIIGQTREDKIARLESLMDGILPTEEFMEEEFLSLAHEHKILQEKYDNHPDVLRTQVEYKRVQDELERYQNFFDLGERDVLLEEIQDLRAQLKYYLDSTAKMSKRETALIQLASSEPKVALASSATRTTESPEERLQQERIQWTEAESKWISLVDELRKELEANQSICQRQKQELDMEKKCSEELKEAMQMAMEGHARMLEQYVDLEEKHIQLLGRHRRIQDGIEDVKKAAAKAGVRNAESKFINALATEISVLKAEREKERRHFRDENRGLQAQLRDTAEAVQAAGELLVRLKEVDEAMAAAEKRAIVAELETESAYKEIEKLNKLLVAPHLPEEDKHVGVQNHLADDDQQWRQAFAPSYGVEEEPPSWFSGYDRCNI; translated from the exons ATGATGAAGAATTTCATGGCGCCTAGAAATCAAATCATGAGAGAGAATCATGAAAACATTGCAGCATCACCGAACCCTAAATCGAAGCCGACCACGCCGAACCCTAATCGGAAGCTCAAATCCAGCAAAGAGAATGCACCTCCGACGCCGGCGTCGGATCCGAATTCAATGGCGCCGTCTCCAGCCCCCGCCAAGCTGAAGAGCCCGCTTCCGCCGCGTCCACCTCTCAAGCGCAAGCTCAGCATCGAGTCTGCGGCAGCTGATAACGCTGCGCCTACCCCGAATTCATTGGATTCTGGCGTGAAG GTGATTGTGCGTGTGAGGCCACCAAACACTGAGGAAGAAGACGCAGGGGATGTAATTCAGAAAAAATCCCTAGATTCTTTGACAATATCAGGTCAAACATTTACGTTTGACTCAATAGCTGATATTCATTCAAAACAG AGTGACATATTCGAGCTTGTAGGTGCACCGCTGGTTGAGAATTGTCTAGCGGGATTTAATAGCTCCGTTTTTGCATATGGACAG ACTGGAAGTGGGAAGACGTACACGATCTGGGGTGCATCCAATGCCTTGTTGGAGGAAGATGGGCAAGGCCTAGCGCCACGTGTGTTTCACCGACTCTTTGAACGGATTGATGAG GAACAGAACAAGCAAGCTGACAGAGACCTGGTTTATATGTGTCGCTGCTCTTTCCTTGAG ATCTATAATGAACAAATAACGGATTTATTGGATCCAAGCCAGAAGAACCTTCAG ATTAGAGAAGATGCAAAAACTGGTGTTTACGTTGAAAATTTAAGAGAGGAGTGTGTATCTTCAATGAAGGATGTGTCACAACTGCTGATAAAG GGATTGTCAAACCGGAGAACCGGCGCTACATCTGTAAACGCAGAAAGTTCTCGATCTCACAGTGTTTTCACTTGTGTGGTTGAATCACGTGGCAAG AGTGCTGCTGATGGTTTAACCCGGTTGCAAATGAGCAGAATCaattttgttgatcttgctgGTTCTGAGAGACAAAAGCAAACAGGTGCTGCTGGAGAACGCTTGAAGGAAGCAGGGAACATTAACCGTTCGCTTTCGCAGCTAGG gaatttaataaatattctgGCAGAAGTTTCCCAGACAGGAAAACAAAGGCACATTCCTTACAGGGATTCAAAGTTGACTTTCCTGCTGCAGGAATCACTTGGGGGGAATGCAAAGTTGGCGATGATATGTGCCATTTCTCCATCTCAAAG CTGTAAGAGTGAGACTCTCAGTACTCTGCGATTTGCCCAAAGAGCTAAAGCAATCAAGAACAAAGCAATCGTTAATGAGGAGATGCAGGAAGATGTAAATGTGTTGAGAAAAGTCATTCGGCAATTGAGAGATGAATTGCACCGAATGAAGTCCAATCAAGATCAAACTGGAACTAATGCAACTGGCTGGAATGCTAGGAGAAGTTTGAATCTCCTAAAGTTCAGCCTCAACCGGCCAATGATGTTGCCTCGTGTTGAGGATGATAGTGATGAAGAAATGGAAATAGTGGATACAGATGAAACAATGTCGTTGATCTGTGAAGAAACATGTGCCTCATCTCCTGAACGAGGTTCTGAAGATGCAGATGTTAATATGGAAGATGAATGTTTTGAAACTGTTGACAAGGATAAATCTACTGTCATAAACAATAGGATAATAGGGAACCCAGAGATATCTCCTGAGACAAAGTCAGAGATACCATCGGAGAATGGTTTGGGTGGACAGCCTGAAAGTGGAGATCTTACATCCTTAGTTTGTGAAAATTTGCCTGATAATGATTTATCAATCACTCCTGTGGATCAATGCACCTTGCCGAATCATTTTGAAGATAGAGCGAATACATGTGATATGTCCACAAAATGCAACGAAGATGCTACTGCTTCTGATCTTGGTATTATTCCAATTGATGTACCACATGTTCTAAAGTCACCTGCTCCTAGTGTTTCACCCAGAGTGACCAGTAGCAGGAAAAGTCTCAGGTCCTCATCGAACATAACTGCTTCTCAGAGTAACTTCAATGCTTCTAATGCATCAGTTGCAAAGCCTACCAGTAACATCCTTTTGAACTCTCAATCTACTAGAAAATCTTGCTTTGCTTCAACTGAACAATTAGCTGCTACTCTCCAACAAGGACTTGAAATAATCCAGAGTCAGCGCCTTACTCCTGCAATGCGACGCTCATCATTTAGATTCTCTTGCATGCCAGCTGATTTTAAAGCAGTCGTACCTGTTGTCAAAGTTGATGTTGGTGTTCAAACACTTTCTCATGATGAAAAATCAATGGACAAGGACACAGGAGAATTCCTATGCAGTAAGTGCATGACTAGAATCTGTGAGGAAGAGGCCTTGAATAACGATGATGCTCAAAATATGCAGCTAGTACCTATTAATGAGTCATCGTTGTGTGCTACGCACAACAAATTAGTTCCAAAA GCAGTGGAAAAGGTGTTGGCTGGAGCTATCCGCAGAGAGATGGCATTGGAAGAGTTTTGTGCAAAACAAACCTCTGAGATCACGCACCTTAATCGTTTG GTCCAACAATATAAACATGAGAGAGAGTGCAATGCCATAATTGGTCAAACTCGTGAGGATAAAATTGCTCGGCTTGAAAGCCTTATGGATGGAATATTGCCCACTGAGGAGTTCATGGAGGAGGAATTCTTGTCATTAGCTCATGAACATAAG ATTCTTCAGGAAAAATATGATAATCATCCAGATGTTTTAAGAACACAAGTTGAGTATAAAAGAGTTCAAGATGAATTGGAAAGATATCAAAATTTCTTTGATTTAGGTGAAAGGGATGTTTTGTTGGAGGAGATACAAGACTTGAGAGCTCAGCTAAAATATTATCTAGATTCTACAGCAAAGATGTCAAAACGAGAAACTGCTCTTATACAGCTTGCTTCCAGTGAGCCTAAAGTTGCTCTTGCTTCATCTGCTACTCGTACAACAGAAAGTCCTGAGGAGAGACTTCAGCAGGAGAGAATCCAATGGACTGAAGCAGAGAGCAAATGGATTTCCCTTGTAGATGAACTTAGAAAGGAACTTGAAGCCAACCAGTCAATCTGTCAAAGACAAAAGCAAGAACTTGATATGGAAAAGAAGTGTTCTGAAGAGCTAAAAGAAGCAATGCAGATGGCAATGGAAGGCCATGCACGGATGCTTGAGCAATATGTTGATCTTGAAGAGAAACACATCCAATTACTTGGAAGACATAGAAGGATCCAAGACGGAATTGAGGATGTCAAGAAAGCAGCAGCAAAGGCAGGGGTAAGAAATGCTGAATCAAAGTTCATCAATGCTCTAGCAACTGAAATTTCAGTGCTTAAAGCGGAAAGAGAAAAGGAGAGGCGACATTTTAGAGATGAAAATAGAGGGCTTCAGGCCCAATTGAGAGATACCGCAGAAGCTGTTCAAGCGGCTGGGGAATTACTTGTTCGGCTTAAAGAAGTAGATGAAGCCATGGCTGCTGCCGAG AAACGAGCTATAGTGGCAGAGCTGGAGACTGAGAGTGCCTACAAAGAGATTGAGAAATTAAACAAGCTGCTAGTAGCCCCCCACTTGCCTGAAGAAGATAAACATGTCGGCGTCCAAAATCACTTAGCAGATGACGATCAGCAATGGCGACAGGCATTCGCACCATCCTACGGTGTTGAAGAAGAGCCCCCGTCATGGTTCTCAGGTTATGACCGTTGCAACATATAA
- the LOC121777199 gene encoding probable UDP-N-acetylglucosamine--peptide N-acetylglucosaminyltransferase SEC translates to MLSLQSDPRQYSLSLQQLQQPQHVARAPYNVGTDHHREESSLALVSSSNIKQENSREVDEDTLLNLAHQNYKAGNYKQALEHSKTVYERNPRRTDNLLLLGATYYQLHDFDTCVAKNEEALRIDPQFAECYGNMANAWKEKGNIDVAIRYYLIAIELRPNFADAWSNLASAYMRKGRFTEAAQCCRQALALNPRLVDAHSNLGNLMKAQGLVQEAYNCYLDALGIQPTFAIAWSNLAGLFMEAGDLNRALQYYKEAVKLKPNFSDAYLNLGNVYKALGMPQESIVCYQRALQSRPDSAMAFGNLASVYYEQSNLDMAILNYKRAIACDAGFLEAYNNLGNALKDAGRVEEATHCYRQCLSLQPSHPQALTNLGNIYMEWNMMSAAAQCYKATLTVTTGLSAPFNNLAIIYKQQGNYPDAISCYNEVLRIDPLAVDGLVNRGNTYKEIGRVNEAIQDYMRAITIRPSMAEAHANLASAYKDSGHVEAAIKSYKHALALRPDFPEATCNLLHTLQCVCDWEDRDKMFAEVEGILRRQIKMSVIPSVQPFHAIAYPLDPMLALEISWKYAAHCTVVASRYSLPPFNHPSPLPIRGGGRNGRLRVGYVSSDFGNHPLSHLMGSVFGMHDKDNVEVFCYALSPNDGSEWRLRIQSEAEHFIDVSSMASDTIARMINENQIQILINLNGYTKGARNEIFSMQPAPIQVSYMGFPGTTGANYIHYLVTDEFVSPMCYSNIYSEKIVHLPHCYFVNDYKQKNLDVLDPNCQPKRSDYGLPEDKFIFACFNQLYKMDPEIFTTWCNILKHVPNSALWLLKFPAAGEMRLRAYAAAQGVQPDQIIFTDVAMKQEHIRRSSLADLFLDTPLCNAHTTGTDVLWAGLPMVTLPLEKMATRVAGSLCLATGLGDEMIVNSMKEYEEKAVSLALNREKLEDLTKRLKAARLTCPLFDTARWVRNLERSYFKMWNLHCSGQQPQHFKVVENDSEFPYDK, encoded by the exons ATGCTGTCGTTGCAGAGCGATCCGCGGCAGTACAGCCTCAGTCTGCAGCAGCTACAGCAGCCCCAGCATGTGGCTAGGGCTCCGTACAATGTCGGCACCGATCATCACCGGGAAGAGTCTTCCCTGGCTTTGGTCTCTTCCAGTAATATCAAGCAAGAGAATTCTCGTGaag TTGATGAAGACACACTTTTGAACCTTGCTCATCAAAATTATAAAGCTGGAAATTATAAGCAGGCACTAGAACACAGCAAGACTGTCTATGAGAGAAATCCACGTCGCACCGACAACCTTCTTCTGTTGGGTGCAACCTATTATCAG TTGCATGACTTTGATACCTGTGTTGCAAAGAATGAAGAGGCTCTTAGAATTGATCCACAGTTTGCTGAGTGCTATGGAAATATGGCTAATGCTTGGAAG GAAAAAGGAAACATCGATGTTGCAATTCGCTATTACTTGATTGCAATTGAG CTCCGGCCTAATTTTGCTGATGCATGGTCAAATTTAGCTAGTGCGTACATGCGTAAGGGAAGGTTTACCGAGGCTGCTCAATGTTGTCGTCAAGCACTTGCTCTAAATCCACGATTG GTTGATGCTCATAGTAATCTGGGAAATCTGATGAAAGCTCAAGGTTTGGTGCAAGAG GCATACAATTGTTATTTGGATGCTCTTGGAATACAGCCCACTTTTGCTATTGCATGGTCCAATCTTGCTGGTCTTTTTATGGAAGCTGGTGATCTTAACCGGGCCTTGCAATACTACAAG GAAGCTGTTAAGTTGAAGCCAAATTTCTCTGATGCCTACTTAAATCTGGGAAATGTTTACAAG GCCTTAGGAATGCCACAAGAGTCTATTGTCTGCTACCAAAGAGCCCTGCAGTCAAGACCAGACAGCGCTATGGCTTTCG GAAACTTGGCCAGTGTATATTATGAGCAGAGTAACCTTGATATGGCAATACTTAACTACAAGCGAGCTATTGCGTGTGATGCTGGATTTTTGGAGGCATACAATAATCTG GGTAATGCATTGAAAGATGCTGGAAGAGTAGAAGAAGCAACTCATTGCTATCGA CAATGTCTGTCTCTTCAACCTAGTCACCCGCAAGCCCTTACAAATCTTGGAAATATTTACATGGAGTG GAACATGATGAGTGCTGCTGCTCAATGCTACAAGGCAACATTAACTGTTACCACAGGGCTTTCTGCTCCTTTCAATAATTTAGCCATAATATACAAGCAACAG GGTAATTATCCCGATGCAATATCCTGCTACAATGAAGTCCTTAGAATTGATCCGCTGGCTGTTGATGGGCTTGTCAATCGGGGAAACACTTACAAAGAAATTGGAAGAGTGAATGAAGCCATTCAAGATTATATGCGTGCTATTACCATCCGACCGAGCATGGCTGAGGCTCATGCTAATTTAGCTTCGGCTTACAAGGATAG TGGACATGTAGAAGCTGCGATTAAGAGCTATAAGCATGCATTGGCATTGCGTCCAGATTTTCCAGAGGCAACTTGCAACCTTCTTCACACATTGCAG TGCGTGTGCGACTGGGAAGATCGGGACAAGATGTTTGCTGAAGTTGAAGGGATACTTAGAAGACAGATCAAG ATGTCAGTTATTCCAAGTGTGCAGCCTTTCCATGCAATAGCTTATCCCCTTGATCCCATGCTCGCTCTTGAAATCAG TTGGAAATATGCTGCACACTGTACTGTTGTCGCATCCCGATACTCACTTCCTCCTTTTAACCATCCATCTCCACTACCAATACGGGGCGGGGGCAGGAATGGCCGGTTAAGAGTAGG ATATGTGAGCAGCGACTTTGGTAACCACCCTTTGTCACATCTTATGGGCTCAGTGTTTGGTATGCATGACAAAGATAATGTTGAG GTTTTCTGCTATGCATTGAGTCCGAATGATGGTTCTGAATGGAGGCTAAGAATCCAATCAGAAGCTGAACATTTTATTGACGTGTCATCCATGGCATCTGATACTATTGCAAGGATGATTAACGAGAATCAGATTCAGATTCTTATTAACCTCAATGGCTACACTAAG GGGGCAAGAAACGAAATATTTTCTATGCAGCCTGCTCCTATTCAGGTTTCATACATGGGATTTCCTGGGACCACAGGAGCAAACTACATACATTATTTGGTTACTGATGAG TTCGTGTCTCCTATGTGTTACTCAAATATATATTCTGAAAAGATTGTCCATCTACCTCATTGCTATTTTGTGAATGACTATAAGCAG AAAAACCTGGATGTACTGGATCCAAACTGCCAACCTAAGAGGTCAGACTATGGGTTGCCTGAAGACAAATTTATATTTGCCTGTTTCAATCAACTTTACAAGATGGATCCCGAGATTTTTACAACCTG GTGCAATATTCTTAAGCATGTACCAAACAGTGCGCTCTGGCTTCTCAAATTTCCGGCTGCCGGGGAAATGAGGCTCCGTGCTT ATGCTGCTGCACAGGGGGTACAACCTGACCAAATAATATTCACAGACGTTGCAATGAAACAGGAGCACATACGGCGCAGTTCATTAGCAGACCTCTTTCTCGATAC GCCACTTTGCAATGCACATACAACTGGGACAGATGTTCTTTGGGCTGGTCTACCCATGGTTACGCTTCCTCTTGAGAAAATGGCTACTAGAGTCGCTGGTTCACTTTGTTTGGCTACCGGACTTGGGGATGAGATGATTGTGAATAG TATGAAAGAGTATGAAGAGAAGGCAGTTTCTTTGGCACTGAATCGCGAAAAGCTTGAAGATCTTACCAAGAGGCTGAAGGCTGCGCGCCTAACCTGTCCTCTTTTCGACACTGCACGCTGG GTGAGAAATTTGGAGCGTTCTTACTTCAAGATGTGGAATCTGCACTGCTCAGGGCAGCAGCCTCAGCACTTCAAAGTCGTGGAGAATGACTCGGAATTCCCTTATGACAAGTAG